TCATGCTCTAGTTAGATTTAGGGTTAAAATGCTTCTTTGGGATCTTGCTGCTGGAAATATCATTTCAAGGGCTTGACTTCTTAcatcaaaggtttgttcatacatatgcatttcACACCATCATTTCAAAAGTTTGTTCATAAATCTAGATTTTtttagtgctaataacaattccctattagaatatgcaatatatatatctatattaaCCCAAAGATTTCCTCTTATTTGGTTTAAGATTTTCAATATGTTTAACTAATGCATCATTGCAGTTTATTAAGACAATCTTTTTCCCTTGAAAGCTTAATCCGGGATCAATTACCAGCCAAGCAACCTGAAGCTTATGAGTGGTTTAATGTGTCTTATAATTTTTCTAGATGGATTTGAAGATTATATAGATTTAATCCTGCTTCAATTTGTCAATGTCTTTGATTttattggaaatttggaatggaactttgaatttatttatactCCTCTGGAAGATGTATTACAAAATGGCTGCAAGTTTTGTTTTCTTAGggatttttttttgctattgaaggaaaaaaaaaaccgaaacggGCCAAAACAGAACTGGAAAAATCCGAactgaaaaaaaccgaaaaaaggttgaaccaaaccgttttgaaccgaacccagccctactgATATAGACTAAGAGTACTAGAGTTATGGGTAATGCTaggtaaattaaaattttaaatcaaattttgtaagctaaatgatatggttgttgatgattagattatcaATAAGAGTTGATTAACATATTTATTTCCTAGAGTTAAACATTACTACTTGCCCGTTGACAAAAATCCTTAACATAAATTCCATATAATATGCatgttttcctttccttttttattttatttttttatttagccCTTTTCTGAGATATAATCAATTAATCATCGATATTAGATGAGCAATCCTTTACCAATATGGTGTTGATTGAAGAATATTCCACTCAACTAACACAAGAATGTGCAACTTTATTTGGTGGCGTCATGGCATATACCAAAATTGAGGTTTGGAATAGAAATCACCAAGATTATCATTTTATTACAATTTGCAAAAATAGGGACATTGTGGGTATGAATATCAATGATTTGAATcgtttattttcaaattttacttCATAGATCTAATTGAGGTCAAAAAAATTAACGAACAGTATTTTATAAGAAACATTAAAATTTCATCATGACAATCAAATGGGCAAATGTTTCGAATTGAATTGATTTGTCACATGCATGATCTATGAGATGCAACTTggaaatagacggttcggatttAGGTTAAGTAATGCaaatcccttcccttaaagaccatgtgtgtgtgtatataattCCTTGagttgtttctttcttcaatgaaTTTAATCGGAAAGTGAGTGTGGAATAAGAATACATCAACCAATTTCATGttgtgctctttttttttttttttttataactttgaATCCGAATTTGCTTTGACAATGCGCGTGAATCTCTCTCTTTATATTATTCCTCAACAGGTAAGACCCCAACACGTTATATAAGATGGTAGTTTCATGCATGCAGTAGTATTCATCGCATTAGTCATATATATTACAATTTAATTTCAtctgaagaaaacaaaaatgtcaAATTTCAGCTTTTTCAGGTTTCAATATGGCACTCCAAGAAAGCCTCCAAACAAACCAGCTCCTCAAATGAGTAATATCTCCAAAGAAACAACCCAAGTGAGCTTCTCCAAAGAAAGGTTTAAAAGGTCTCGTTTTTCAAGGCCTTCATCCCAACCAAAAGTGGAGGAAGTAAGATATGTGTTCGATAAATTCGACATGAACAAAGATGGTAGAATCAGCAGGGAGGAGTACAAGTCGGCTCTCAAGACCCTGGACAAAGACATTGCAGAGGGTGAGATTGCCAAGACATTCAAGGCCCTTGACTCTGATGGGGATGGCTTCATTGGGTTCACCGAGTTTGTGGAAACGTTCAACATGGGAAATGATGAGGCGAGAAAGGCGGACATCGAAAGCGCGTTTCGAGTGTTCGATTTGGATGGGAATGGGAAAATAAGTGCAGAGGAGTTGTCTCTGGTGTTGAAGAAGTTGGGAGAGAATTGCAGCCTTGGGGCTTGTAGGAATATGGTGAAAGCTGTGGACTCTGATGGTGACGGTTTAATTGACATGAATGAGTTTACCAAAATGATGGGAAGCTTCAAAACACCAACTGTTTAAAgagatatatgtatgtataatttGGTTTTCCTATACCATGTTATATATGGTCAAGTAATTTTGCTTCTAATATTTGTAAGGGATGTATGCTTCTGTTCTTAAATAAGCTATATCAGCTGGATGTCTGTCTTTGCTTCTAACATTACTATTTGCAAAGAGTAAAATAGATACATCTCTTCTTTTGGAGCATGTATGACTAATATAACTGATCAATTTTAGTGACCTCCTCACAATATGcatggaaaatgaaaaaaatttcttgtatataGGCCAACATAAAAGTTTCGGTGCTCTTAATTTGTAGGACCCTGTACGGTCGTACTGCTAACCCAGATCAATAGCTAATATGATATTGTAGCCTTGATAAGTGCTCATGTTTGCTTTGCTAGTTTTCATGTCCAAAGTCTGATTAATCAGATTATGAATAAAtaaatctaaaaggagaaactTGGATGCTGTAAGATAGCTTTAACTCTATGGCATATCATGGAAGTTTTTTTTGGACAAGTATGGCATAATATGGAagttaaaatgataaaaatgatGAGATTTGCTAGAATAAGTACACACAAAATTTACTTTGTCATTACGGCCCAGTCCATGATTAAAGAAGGCCACGGGCTAAAATGAATGCAGAAAATAAagcaagggtaattttgtaaatttattttttaataatatccTGCATCTTCAATCAGCCTACAGTCTTCCACCGCTCTCCTCCTCCACCGCTTCATTCCCGCTCGGTCCTTTCTGCTTCTGTGATTCTCTCTCTAAAagtcctctctctcctccttcgcCATACCCAAGCTTTTCTCTGTCGGTTTGCTTTCCTGATTTCTGCTTTTCCCTTTTGCTCCCTGCGTGCAGATCAGCAGCTGCACTGCTGTTTTTCCTCTCCTCCTCCTTAATTCTTCCAACTTCATTTCATCATAACTTTTTCATATGGCAACGAAATCGCGCAAGGTCGGAGCCTATAGATTCGTATCAGAA
Above is a window of Malus sylvestris chromosome 15, drMalSylv7.2, whole genome shotgun sequence DNA encoding:
- the LOC126604486 gene encoding calmodulin-like protein 30, which produces MSNFSFFRFQYGTPRKPPNKPAPQMSNISKETTQVSFSKERFKRSRFSRPSSQPKVEEVRYVFDKFDMNKDGRISREEYKSALKTLDKDIAEGEIAKTFKALDSDGDGFIGFTEFVETFNMGNDEARKADIESAFRVFDLDGNGKISAEELSLVLKKLGENCSLGACRNMVKAVDSDGDGLIDMNEFTKMMGSFKTPTV